The Triticum urartu cultivar G1812 chromosome 5, Tu2.1, whole genome shotgun sequence genome contains the following window.
cccgttcagcagcggataccacgctctattagggcgggaggcgtttacaatcttccaagccataccccattatgggtacatgaagctcaaaatgcccgggccaacggaatcatcactcttgctagtgatccggacatagcactccgcaccgaaaatAAGATAGCtgcattggcccttgaggcactatccgaagccctagcggccgaagaactaactgcgttgcgctccacggtgaatagggacgacgtgatactagatAAAAGATCCaggtccacctcctttaaaccggcagacgaaatagtcaaattccaagccCATCcgacggaccctacaaaaacagcttccattggggcacaattaaaccctgatgtcgaagCCGCACTGcaagagttcctacgcgagaactgggacattttttcctggcaccctccagacatgccaggaatcccacgcaggctggctgagcacagcctaaatatcctaaaaggattcaagccagtcaagcaggctcttcgacgtttctccgagcctaaaagacaagccatgggagaggaactagccaagctattggaggccggattcatcagagacaggctcttcggcgttttaccgaacctaagagacatgcaatgggagaggaactagccaagctactggaggccggattcatcaaagatatagaacacccggactggctagcaaacctggtgatggtaccaaagaaggacaaatcctggcacttgtgcgtcgattttaaggaccttaacaaggcctgcccaaaggatcccttccccctcccccgcattgatcaaatcatcgatgctaccacaggacacgattcattgtgtttcctcgacgcatactccggctaccatgaAATTAAAATGGTAGAGctagaccaagccgcaacggcattcatcacaccatacgacccattctgcttcaacacaatgtccttcgggctaaaaaaacgccggcgcaacatatcagcgcatgattcagacatgtctggcaaaccagatcggcaaaacagtggaggcatacatggatgacgtggtcattaaaaccaagcatgtagaaactctagtagacgacttgaggctcacattcgacaacctccgaacatatgacatcaagctcaatccggaaaatgcgttttcggcgtaccagccggaaagctcctgggattcattgtctccagtagaggtattgaagctaatccggccaaaatccgagcgttgtcacagttggctaccccaacagacctcaaacaaatacaaaaattgactggatgcgtggcggctctaagctgctttatctcccgcttgggagaaaaggcattacccctttatcgcctcctccgatgcaccgaacacttcgagtcgacggacgccgccacggccggattcaacgaaataaaagccatactggcaacaaacctagtcctggccatgccaaacattggcgaaccaatgctattatacattgcggcaactcatcaagtagcaAGCGCAATGCTCGTCGTtgagcgagaagtggacggacacaaattcccccttcaaaagccggtttactatgtgtccactgtccttactccatgcaattcatggtacccgcattatcaaaagatagcgtacgcggtatttacggcatcccggaagctgcgacactactttcaagagtgttcgataacggtagcctcggaagtaccacttaacgatattataaacaaccacgacgcgacgggctggattgccaaatgggccattgagctcctcccgttcgacataacttacaagccacggagagctattaagtcgcaagttttggctgacttcgtcgctgaatggacggaagccgaactccctaaagagtacggcacatattcaaactggatcatgcacttcgatggctccaaaatgttggctggtctgggggttggcatcgttttgacgtccccaataggagacaccgttcaatacgtactacagataatgtaaacggactccaacaacgcagccaaatatgaggcccttctacatggtctctgaatggcagtatccatgggcattcaacgcctagaggtgcgcggggattcgaacctcgcgatatcccaaataaatggagacttcgatgcaaaggatccgaaaatggcagcttatcgcaatgccgtcctaaaaatgtcagctcggttcgaggggctcgaatttcaccatgtggctcgggaaaacaatcaggcagcggatattctcgcccgcatcggcgcaaaacacgacgcggtccctcccaacatatttctggataggcttttcaagccatccgtagcatgggaaggggacaccggtaacaacagtcccgacccggccaaaatacccgataccaaACTCTGTGACACAATCAGAGGCTCCGCCACTgaaataacacaatcagcccacgaaataatggccattattgccccgtggacagaaccattcctggcctacctaactagacaggaacttccggaggaccaaaatgaggcacgctgcatagtgcggcgatccaaggcctacagggtccatgagggagaattgtacaaaaaaaagcgctaccggagtccttcaaaggtgcatctccgaagaggaagggcggaaccttttggcagaaattcacgccggactcggcggtcaccacgccgcagcccgagctcttgtaagcaaggccttccgtataggattttattggccaacggcccgggcagatgcataggacttggtccaacgttgcgccggttaccagctctttgcaaatcaaagccacatgccacccaccgccctccaaacaatccccattacatggcccttcacggtctgggggcttgacatggttggaccccttaaaggggaaacccacaagaaaaaatacttattggtcatggtggataaattcaccaaatggatagaggctaaaccggttaaaacaaccgaatccggaccggtgatatatttcatatccggggttgtacaccgttacggcgtcccccatagcatcatcactgataacggcacgaacttcacggccgatgaggtaaaactctagtgcagcaaaatgggcatcaagctcgattatgcttcagtctatcacccacaaaccaacggtcaagtcgaacgagcaaatggtcttataatgagcggcattaaacccagattagtgcgctccttaacggagtctgacacgcactgggtagaggagctcgactccgtactctgggggctgcggaccatgccgaatcgtagtaccggatatacaccgttttttatggtgtacggcgcagaggcagtcctgccctgtgacataattcatgactcaccttgagtgcgcatgtacgaagaaagagaagccgagcttgatcggcaggacagtctggacaccttggaggaagagcgcgacgtagccaaagcccattccgcattttaccagcaacaggctcgcagataccaaagcagagaagtacgggccaaaacttataacgttggcgaactcgttctacggctgccggataagaaaaagaacaagctcgagcccaaatgggaaggtcccttcattatcgaccaagttctgaccggtggagcgtaccgactgcgggatgcatcgactagtcgactcgagccaaacccatggaacgcagccaggctccgaagattctacgcctagcaccggattttatgttagtcccctccctttgtccattttctgcatatgcatcatctgtcttgtttccctttctttcttttatttctctaggccttcaagggtcaccttgtgcctcactcatacatcacagatgcgctagccgcactcttcatacctgggggcttctttcacagaagcttaagttatttacctgggcctcacgcccaacacatgtgttatacttccgcatgaaccttttttcaccattatatgcatcgatatgacttaagttttggccaagttgggttgcctggctcttgtatttatgccctacattcccgttagttcggctagggcataaggggagcactctgcgattgttaccgccgggtcagccggacgtgtacctcagactgggtgaagtcgaaagctagcgttcttaagagaatattcggtcggtgaacaaaagatgacttttatttattatccatatctgcccccagatgctttttctacGCTTCTTGTcgtagtccggacatgcactttagggcatgcttacctagggaaaggaacccttaatggaactattctctctggaagatgtttcttactacccatgtaatataacataactagttgggcacttgtctgataaagcaccaatgacccctatgcctggtctccacgcatgccccggttcttatacaaccaagagggtattcggatacactccaaactgtcgggtcccgaggttgaagcgaaaaggtctgccatgacaaacgatctacaatccggctagaaggcattatacatgtcactttaaaattacatagtcaatttgattGGNNNNNNNNNNNNNNNNNNNNNNNNNNNNNNNNNNNNNNNNNNNNNNNNNNNNNNNNNNNNNNNNNNNNNNNNNNNNNNNNNNNNNNNNNNNNNNNNNNNNNNNNNNNNNNNNNNNNNNNNNNNNNNNNNNNNNNNNNNNNNNNNNNNNNNNNNNNNNNNNNNNNNNNNNNNNNNNNNNNNNNNNNNNNNNNNNNNNNNNNNNNNNNNNNNNNNNNNNNNNNNNNNNNNNNNNNNNNNNNNNNNNNNNNNNNNNNNNNNNNNNNNNNNNNNNNNNNNNNNNNNNNNNNNNNNNNNNNNNNNNNNNNNNNNNNNNNNNNNNNNNNNNNNNNNNNNNNNNNNNNNNNNNNNNNNNNNNNNNNNNNNNNNNNNNNNNNNNNNNNNNNNNNNNNNNNNNNNNNNNNNNNNNNANNNNNNNNNNNNNNNNNNNNNNNNNNNNNNNNNNNNNNNNNNNNNNNNNNNNNNNNNNNNNNNNNNNNNNNNNNNNNNNNNNNNNNNNNNNNNNNNNNNNNNNNNNNNNNNNNNNNNNNNNNNNNNNNNNNNNNNNNNNNNNNNNNNNNNNNNNNNNNNNNNNNNNNNNNNNNNNNNNNNNNNNNNNNNNNNNNNNNNNNNNNNNNNNNNNNNNNNNNNNNNNNNNNNNNNNNNNNNNNNNNNNNNNNNNNNNNNNNNNNNNNNNNNNNNNNNNNNNNNNNNNNNNNNNNNNNNNNNNNNNNNNNNNNNNNNNNNNNNNNNNNNNNNNNNNNNNNNNNNNNNNNNNNNNNNNNNNNNNNNNNNNNNNNNNNNNNNNNNNNNNNNNNNNNNNNNNNNNNNNNNNNNNNNNNNNNNNNNNNNNNNNNNNNNNNNNNNNNNNNNNNNNNNNNNNNNNNNNNNNNNNNNNNNNNNNNNNNNNNNNNNNNNNNNNNNNNNNNNNNNNNNNNNNNNNNNNNNNNNNNNNNNNNNNNNNNNNNNNNNNNNNNNNNNNNNNNNNNNNNNNNNNNNNNNNNNNNNNNNNNNNNNNNNNNNNNNNNNNNNNNNNNNNNNNNNNNNNNNNNNNNNNNNNNNNNNNNNNNNNNNNNNNNNNNNNNNNNNNNNNNNNNNNNNNNNNNNNNNNNNNNNNNNNNNNNNNNNNNNNNNNNNNNNNNNNNNNNNNNNNNNNNNNNNNNNNNNNNNNNNNNNNNNNNNNNNNNNNNNNNNNNNNNNNNNNNNNNNNNNNNNNNNNNNNNNNNNNNNNNNNNNNNNNNNNNNNNNNNNNNNNNNNNNNNNNNNNNNNNNNNNNNNNNNNNNNNNNNNNNNNNNNNNNNNNNNNNNNNNNNNNNNNNNNNNNNNNNNNNNNNNNNNNNNNNNNNNNNNNNNNNNNNNNNNNNNNNNNNNNNNNNNNNNNNNNNNNNNNNNNNNNNNNNNNNNNNNNNNNNNNNNNNNNNNNNNNNNNNNNAAACAATCGCATATATTTTGGCGTTCTTGAAATTGTCGGTCAAGTCACCAAACATATAAATGTCATCCCAGTGGAATTGCCATTCTTTGGCATCCACTTTTTCACTCGGGGAAGTATAGCAGCTACATCTAAGATATTGTACAACTCACAATAAGAACAACAGCTGTGTGCTAATGTCCAAGCCATGAAGAAGGTACTGGCTGAAACCTAGACTTGGCACCCGCTAGCGCGTCATGGTAATCTCCCCCGCTGAAACAGTCACGGAAGTCGGTGAACAGCTTGTCAAACACCCTCCACAGTACTTTATACGACCTCGAATATGGAAATGGAAGGAAAAACTGCAAATGGAACATGAAACACTCATATCAGCAAGTACTGTACTCTGCATACCCAAGATTCAATCGGAAGTTATGTATATTTACCCAGGCATTGATGAAAATGCAGCCAGATAATTTCATGAGTTTTTTTTCCCGGAATTTGGGGTATTTACTTGCATTCAAAGAAATGGATGTTCTACTGGCACATGAAAGTAAGTATACTTTTTTTCGAGGAAATATACTTTCTATTTGCTGCTCTGAGAATTAACAAACATATTCAGAAGAGTTCTTACATCTCCTTCTTGCGCTAGGTGTTTTAAGAGCATGAATGTCTGCTGGTTTTCTTCCAAATTGTCAATGACTGCAATCCATATATTTGAAGCAAGTTCATGGGCCTTTTCTCCTGTCCTACCACAAGCAATGAACTGATCTGTACAGAAGATGAGAAGGAGCAACCTTTTAGTATATGGGAGGTATCAGCAATCCTAGTGTGAAGCAATACATGAATCTTATAGTATATGAAAACATGATTCTTTTACTCGTACAGAGGAGTGCTACATAGTTTTCCAAGCTTTCAACTTGATGCAGCCGAGAATTCCAAGTAAAGTTTCCTTTCAACAGTATAGTATCCAATATTTGTTCCTCATAAAGCCATACAGGTATTAGCATCCCAATTCTCCCATATATGACATGATTTAGTTGCCCGACATTTAGTTCTAGTATCTTCGGAAAATGTTAATGACCTCCAGAACTAAAATATGTTGGCACTGAAGCTAGTAAAAAAACTTTATGCTTGGACTGACATTTTAAACACACAACTCACCAATGATGGTGCCATGAAGTATGCTGGATGGAGGAATGGCAACACGCTCAAGCTGTTCTTTTAAATAGAGATATGTGTGACCAACAAGCTCGTCAATCTCCCCACCAGATGGTACAAGGTTCTCGCTGACATAAAGTGCTTGGAATCTTCTGTAAATGATTCATTTCATATTTTTAATTGGATTTTGAAATGCTGGATGGCACAAAAGAGAGCTACACTTCCATGGCTTTGATATAATGACCTAGTGAGTATGTATACGAGAAACAAATTATTTGCCCTTCTTCAGACATAGTTCAGTTCAAAGTGAAATGTTTAGAGTATATCCAACAACAATGTTGTTTACAAGATGCAGTAATATAAGACTAAATTGATACTGGATGCACTGTAGTAAGTGAGACTTCTATTTTATTTTTACATTTT
Protein-coding sequences here:
- the LOC125509845 gene encoding uncharacterized protein LOC125509845, which gives rise to MSFAPLFRPPPPPDSAIFPPPPVPLRGPEVPWSRETPRSHAPLPASSPLRLMTDRGDGPIGSLPEHLLVEILTRLPTHEWVQISCVSKHWASMFRGEYLWQTAIARKWPSAGFRKRWPGPIPRGSARRRFQALYVSENLVPSGGEIDELVGHTYLYLKEQLERVAIPPSSILHGTIIDQFIACGRTGEKAHELASNIWIAVIDNLEENQQTFMLLKHLAQEGDFFLPFPYSRSYKVLWRVFDKLFTDFRDCFSGGDYHDALAGAKSRFQPVPSSWLGH